A window of the Zeugodacus cucurbitae isolate PBARC_wt_2022May chromosome 2, idZeuCucr1.2, whole genome shotgun sequence genome harbors these coding sequences:
- the LOC105215844 gene encoding uncharacterized protein LOC105215844 isoform X1 encodes MQTTNQNTYDTAETSITTTKTESEIDTTATATTINTSNTKNEAFAKYNVVVDNLYVQQNNLNELAVNTNTTTTNTLNEVTLMSYNGAVATPMDQQPQLDEDNENCVIDIATMQIADDSSSNSKNTATMSALKCDSNNKCSYTDEQSQSEGERRVGDVISEMDTATNAEMESEGDSEGECKVGSVEIEAEQHSDNEEELAKQYLNEIEISKVDEEQLVTELVDASGQGCCTEAKQSNSMRVAFGIILRLMLPLANSVMRSFKGIRDVRFQRVLRSITSSRQVLTNLMAFAANSISLNLSSVHDFSYSKSIQKLKNLSQRIEPILKLLKIRPARDGIESLPDIPSIDIAPYFPTAAPPPTPTATPGTPTMPVLSPFLNEPSIVMASFSTAKRKSAVPHTPAPKCCTIKILAEPPPDQPIRADIVFIHGLHGSLVNTWKQGLWENERQPEDFQRPPKPPVRPPKRPKHSRTAPLHPPHKQKRARFAQSDANHRATLEPMDADEMRDLDNGFFDASEHELKEGVSYECGAPEDIQNCDGIEYSFPTFRLRLNDSGRLLQGEFDKRNDNSTNDGAGEPHISHTQPTSNSAKAKGKAKAKPSPNDPNYSKCWPGDWLPLDCPGVRVIAVNYTTDQYLWRPLWKKKEPRSNLIERAREMTELLIKHRIGCGQPIVWVGHSKGGLFIKQIIVDAWESGRPAVAPLWRSSRGVFFYSVPHRGSHLACIKAPLLARSVEMLDIEKNNKYLLDLHRRFAGLYHLGHIKIEVFSFVETALTLMSVLYLRIVGVDSADPGFGDVCGIRLDHREICKPRGRDCILYKELVKMIKKVY; translated from the exons ATGcaaacaacaaatcaaaacaCTTATGATACCGCCGAAActagtataacaacaacaaaaacagaaagtGAAATtgacacaacagcaacagcaacaacaatcaacacTAGCAACACAAAAAACGAAGCTTTTGCTAAATACAATGTTGTTGTAGACAATCTTTATGTACAACAAAACAATCTTAACGAATTAGCTGTAAAcactaatacaacaacaacaaatacactgaACGAAGTAACGCTAATGAGCTACAACGGAGCGGTGGCCACACCAATGGACCAGCAACCGCAATTAGATGAGGACAATGAGAACTGTGTGATTGATATAGCCACAATGCAAATCGCTgacgacagcagcagcaacagcaaaaatacTGCCACTATGTCAGCTTTAAAATgtgacagcaacaataaatgCAGCTACACAGATGAGCAGAGTCAGAGTGAAGGTGAGCGGAGAGTGGGAGATGTGATAAGTGAAATGGATACAGCAACAAATGCGGAAATGGAAAGCGAAGGTGATAGTGAAGGAGAGTGCAAAGTGGGAAGTGTGGAAATCGAGGCTGAGCAGCACAGCGATAATGAAGAGGAGCTGGCCaagcaatatttaaatgaaattgaaattagcaAAGTTGATGAAGAGCAACTTGTCACCGAGCTGGTGGATGCCAGCGGACAAGGATGTTGTACGGAAGC tAAGCAAAGCAACAGTATGCGTGTCGCATTCGGTATAATCTTAAGACTAATGTTGCCACTTGCTAACAGCGTTATGCGCAGCTTCAAGGGTATACGCGATGTGCGCTTTCAACGTGTACTGAGATCGATTACTTCCAGCCGTCAGGTGCTCACCAATTTAATGGCATTCGCCGCTAATTCCATATCGTTGAATTTGTCGTCGGTGCacg ATTTTAGCTACTCTAAAtccattcaaaaattaaaaaatt TATCGCAGCGCATAGAACCGATTTTGAAGCTTCTTAAAATAAGACCAGCACGCGATGGTATTGAAAGTCTTCCCGATATACCTTCCATCGATATTGCACCATATTTTCCAACTGCTGCACCACCGCCCACACCAACTGCAACACCCGGCACACCGACAATGCCTGTACTCTCGCCATTTTTGAATGAACCTTCCATAGTTATGGCCAGTTTTTCGACGGCCAAGCGGAAAAGCGCGGTGCCACACACGCCAGCACCAAAATGctgcacaataaaaatattggcgGAACCGCCACCTGATCAGCCTATACGCGCCGACATTGTCTTCATACACGGGCTGCATGGTTCACTAGTGAACACATGGAAGCAGGGACTGTGGGAGAACGAACGTCAACCTGAGGACTTCCAGCGGCCACCAAAGCCACCGGTGCGACCACCGAAACGGCCCAAACATTCGCGCACTGCCCCCCTACATCCGCCACATAAACAGAAGCGTGCGCGATTTGCGCAAAGCGACGCGAATCATCGCGCCACACTGGAGCCAATGGATGCGGATGAAATGCGCGATTTGGATAATGGCTTTTTCGATGCCAGCGAGCACGAACTGAAGGAAGG CGTCTCATATGAGTGCGGCGCGCCAGAAGATATACAAAACTGTGATGGCATCGAGTACAGCTTTCCCACATTCCGACTGCGTCTGAACGATAGCGGTCGGCTGCTGCAGGGTGAATTCGATAAGCGAAACGACAACTCCACGAATGATGGCGCCGGTGAACCACACATCAGTCATACACAGCCTACCAGCAATAGCGCCAAGGCGAAAGGCAAAGCCAAAGCCAAACCTTCGCCCAATGATCCAAATTACTCAAAGTGCTGGCCCGGTGATTGGCTGCCATTAGACTGCCCCGGTGTACGCGTTATCGCCGTCAACTATACCACCGATCAATATTTGTGGCGTCCGTTGTGGAAGAAGAAGGAGCCCCGTTCGAACCTCATCGAGCGTGCACGCGAAATGACCGAGTTGCTGATAAAACATCGTATCGGTTGTGGACAACCAATTGTGTGGGTGGGTCACTCCAAGGGTGGGCTGTTCATCAAGCAAATCATAGTCGATGCTTGGGAGAGTGGTCGTCCTGCCGTGGCGCCGCTCTGGCGTTCTTCACGCGGTGTTTTCTTTTACTCGGTACCGCATCGTGGCTCACATTTGGCATGCATTAAAGCGCCGCTGCTGGCGCGTTCTGTCGAAATGTTGGACATTGAGAAGA ataataaatatttattggatcTGCATCGACGTTTCGCCGGCCTTTATCACTTGGGCCACATTAAAATTGAGGTATTCAGCTTTGTGGAGACCGCGTTGACTCTGATGTCGGTACTTTATCTGCGTATTGTTGGAGTGGATTCGGCAG ACCCCGGTTTTGGCGACGTATGCGGCATACGTTTGGATCATCGCGAGATTTGTAAGCCACGCGGCAGAGACTGCATTCTATACAAAGAATTAgttaaaatgattaaaaaagtatattaa
- the LOC105215844 gene encoding uncharacterized protein LOC105215844 isoform X2 has protein sequence MQTTNQNTYDTAETSITTTKTESEIDTTATATTINTSNTKNEAFAKYNVVVDNLYVQQNNLNELAVNTNTTTTNTLNEVTLMSYNGAVATPMDQQPQLDEDNENCVIDIATMQIADDSSSNSKNTATMSALKCDSNNKCSYTDEQSQSEGERRVGDVISEMDTATNAEMESEGDSEGECKVGSVEIEAEQHSDNEEELAKQYLNEIEISKVDEEQLVTELVDASGQGCCTEAKQSNSMRVAFGIILRLMLPLANSVMRSFKGIRDVRFQRVLRSITSSRQVLTNLMAFAANSISLNLSSVHVSQRIEPILKLLKIRPARDGIESLPDIPSIDIAPYFPTAAPPPTPTATPGTPTMPVLSPFLNEPSIVMASFSTAKRKSAVPHTPAPKCCTIKILAEPPPDQPIRADIVFIHGLHGSLVNTWKQGLWENERQPEDFQRPPKPPVRPPKRPKHSRTAPLHPPHKQKRARFAQSDANHRATLEPMDADEMRDLDNGFFDASEHELKEGVSYECGAPEDIQNCDGIEYSFPTFRLRLNDSGRLLQGEFDKRNDNSTNDGAGEPHISHTQPTSNSAKAKGKAKAKPSPNDPNYSKCWPGDWLPLDCPGVRVIAVNYTTDQYLWRPLWKKKEPRSNLIERAREMTELLIKHRIGCGQPIVWVGHSKGGLFIKQIIVDAWESGRPAVAPLWRSSRGVFFYSVPHRGSHLACIKAPLLARSVEMLDIEKNNKYLLDLHRRFAGLYHLGHIKIEVFSFVETALTLMSVLYLRIVGVDSADPGFGDVCGIRLDHREICKPRGRDCILYKELVKMIKKVY, from the exons ATGcaaacaacaaatcaaaacaCTTATGATACCGCCGAAActagtataacaacaacaaaaacagaaagtGAAATtgacacaacagcaacagcaacaacaatcaacacTAGCAACACAAAAAACGAAGCTTTTGCTAAATACAATGTTGTTGTAGACAATCTTTATGTACAACAAAACAATCTTAACGAATTAGCTGTAAAcactaatacaacaacaacaaatacactgaACGAAGTAACGCTAATGAGCTACAACGGAGCGGTGGCCACACCAATGGACCAGCAACCGCAATTAGATGAGGACAATGAGAACTGTGTGATTGATATAGCCACAATGCAAATCGCTgacgacagcagcagcaacagcaaaaatacTGCCACTATGTCAGCTTTAAAATgtgacagcaacaataaatgCAGCTACACAGATGAGCAGAGTCAGAGTGAAGGTGAGCGGAGAGTGGGAGATGTGATAAGTGAAATGGATACAGCAACAAATGCGGAAATGGAAAGCGAAGGTGATAGTGAAGGAGAGTGCAAAGTGGGAAGTGTGGAAATCGAGGCTGAGCAGCACAGCGATAATGAAGAGGAGCTGGCCaagcaatatttaaatgaaattgaaattagcaAAGTTGATGAAGAGCAACTTGTCACCGAGCTGGTGGATGCCAGCGGACAAGGATGTTGTACGGAAGC tAAGCAAAGCAACAGTATGCGTGTCGCATTCGGTATAATCTTAAGACTAATGTTGCCACTTGCTAACAGCGTTATGCGCAGCTTCAAGGGTATACGCGATGTGCGCTTTCAACGTGTACTGAGATCGATTACTTCCAGCCGTCAGGTGCTCACCAATTTAATGGCATTCGCCGCTAATTCCATATCGTTGAATTTGTCGTCGGTGCacg TATCGCAGCGCATAGAACCGATTTTGAAGCTTCTTAAAATAAGACCAGCACGCGATGGTATTGAAAGTCTTCCCGATATACCTTCCATCGATATTGCACCATATTTTCCAACTGCTGCACCACCGCCCACACCAACTGCAACACCCGGCACACCGACAATGCCTGTACTCTCGCCATTTTTGAATGAACCTTCCATAGTTATGGCCAGTTTTTCGACGGCCAAGCGGAAAAGCGCGGTGCCACACACGCCAGCACCAAAATGctgcacaataaaaatattggcgGAACCGCCACCTGATCAGCCTATACGCGCCGACATTGTCTTCATACACGGGCTGCATGGTTCACTAGTGAACACATGGAAGCAGGGACTGTGGGAGAACGAACGTCAACCTGAGGACTTCCAGCGGCCACCAAAGCCACCGGTGCGACCACCGAAACGGCCCAAACATTCGCGCACTGCCCCCCTACATCCGCCACATAAACAGAAGCGTGCGCGATTTGCGCAAAGCGACGCGAATCATCGCGCCACACTGGAGCCAATGGATGCGGATGAAATGCGCGATTTGGATAATGGCTTTTTCGATGCCAGCGAGCACGAACTGAAGGAAGG CGTCTCATATGAGTGCGGCGCGCCAGAAGATATACAAAACTGTGATGGCATCGAGTACAGCTTTCCCACATTCCGACTGCGTCTGAACGATAGCGGTCGGCTGCTGCAGGGTGAATTCGATAAGCGAAACGACAACTCCACGAATGATGGCGCCGGTGAACCACACATCAGTCATACACAGCCTACCAGCAATAGCGCCAAGGCGAAAGGCAAAGCCAAAGCCAAACCTTCGCCCAATGATCCAAATTACTCAAAGTGCTGGCCCGGTGATTGGCTGCCATTAGACTGCCCCGGTGTACGCGTTATCGCCGTCAACTATACCACCGATCAATATTTGTGGCGTCCGTTGTGGAAGAAGAAGGAGCCCCGTTCGAACCTCATCGAGCGTGCACGCGAAATGACCGAGTTGCTGATAAAACATCGTATCGGTTGTGGACAACCAATTGTGTGGGTGGGTCACTCCAAGGGTGGGCTGTTCATCAAGCAAATCATAGTCGATGCTTGGGAGAGTGGTCGTCCTGCCGTGGCGCCGCTCTGGCGTTCTTCACGCGGTGTTTTCTTTTACTCGGTACCGCATCGTGGCTCACATTTGGCATGCATTAAAGCGCCGCTGCTGGCGCGTTCTGTCGAAATGTTGGACATTGAGAAGA ataataaatatttattggatcTGCATCGACGTTTCGCCGGCCTTTATCACTTGGGCCACATTAAAATTGAGGTATTCAGCTTTGTGGAGACCGCGTTGACTCTGATGTCGGTACTTTATCTGCGTATTGTTGGAGTGGATTCGGCAG ACCCCGGTTTTGGCGACGTATGCGGCATACGTTTGGATCATCGCGAGATTTGTAAGCCACGCGGCAGAGACTGCATTCTATACAAAGAATTAgttaaaatgattaaaaaagtatattaa